One segment of Mycolicibacterium baixiangningiae DNA contains the following:
- a CDS encoding 3-hydroxyacyl-CoA dehydrogenase NAD-binding domain-containing protein encodes MAENTIKWEQDSDGIVTLTLDDPTGSANVMNDHYKSSMHNAVERLVAEKDSITGVVITSAKKTFFAGGDLKSMINTGPDDAAAVFENVEEIKADLRKLETLGKPVVAAINGAALGGGLEIALACHHRIAADVKGSVIGLPEVTLGLLPGGGGVTRTVRMFGIQKAFMEVLSQGTRFKPAKALETGLVDELVGSVEELVPAAKSWIKANPESHTQPWDVKGYKMPGGTPSSPGLASILPSFPALLKKQLKGAPMPAPRAILDAAVEGAQVDFESASRIESRYFVSLVTGQVAKNMIQAFFLDLQTINGGGSRPDGIAKQEITKIGVLGAGMMGAGIAYVSAKAGYDVVLKDVSLENAQKGKAYSEKIEAKALERGKTTQEKSDALLARITPTGDPQDLKGVDFVIEAVFENTDLKHKVFQEIEDIVEPNALLGSNTSTLPITGLATGVKRQEDFVGIHFFSPVDKMPLVEIIKGEKTSDEALARVFDYTLAIGKTPIVVNDSRGFFTSRVIGTFVNEALAMLGEGVEPASIERAGSMAGYPAPPLQLSDELNLELMQKIATESRKGAEAAGGTYEPHPAEAVVNKMIEIGRPSRLKGAGFYEYADGKRTGLWPGLRETFESGKAGSSTIPLQDMIDRMLFAEAIETQKCLDEGVLTSTADANIGSIMGIGYPPYTGGSAQYIVGYEGALGTGKEAFVARARELAERYGDRFTPPESLTK; translated from the coding sequence ATGGCTGAGAACACCATCAAGTGGGAGCAGGACTCCGACGGCATCGTCACCCTCACGCTCGACGATCCGACCGGTTCGGCCAACGTGATGAACGACCACTACAAGTCCTCGATGCACAACGCCGTCGAACGCCTTGTGGCCGAGAAGGATTCGATCACCGGGGTCGTCATCACCAGCGCGAAGAAGACCTTCTTCGCCGGCGGTGACCTCAAGAGCATGATCAACACCGGCCCGGACGACGCGGCCGCGGTGTTCGAGAACGTCGAGGAGATCAAGGCTGACCTGCGCAAGCTGGAGACCCTCGGCAAGCCGGTGGTGGCCGCCATCAACGGCGCCGCGCTCGGCGGCGGCCTGGAGATCGCGCTCGCGTGCCATCACCGCATCGCCGCCGACGTCAAGGGGTCGGTCATCGGCCTGCCCGAGGTCACGCTGGGTCTGCTGCCCGGAGGTGGCGGCGTGACGCGCACGGTGCGGATGTTCGGTATCCAGAAGGCGTTCATGGAGGTGCTGAGCCAGGGCACCCGCTTCAAGCCCGCCAAGGCGCTGGAGACCGGCCTGGTCGACGAATTGGTCGGCAGCGTCGAGGAACTGGTGCCGGCCGCCAAGTCGTGGATCAAGGCCAACCCGGAGTCGCACACCCAGCCGTGGGATGTCAAGGGCTACAAGATGCCCGGCGGCACCCCGTCGTCGCCGGGTCTGGCGAGCATCCTGCCGTCGTTCCCCGCGCTGCTCAAGAAGCAGCTCAAGGGTGCGCCGATGCCGGCACCGCGCGCCATCCTCGACGCCGCGGTCGAGGGCGCCCAGGTCGACTTCGAGTCGGCGAGCCGCATCGAGAGCCGCTACTTCGTCTCGCTGGTCACCGGACAGGTCGCCAAGAACATGATCCAGGCGTTCTTCCTGGACCTGCAGACCATCAACGGCGGCGGTTCACGTCCCGACGGCATCGCCAAGCAGGAGATCACCAAGATCGGTGTGCTCGGCGCGGGCATGATGGGCGCCGGCATCGCCTACGTCTCGGCCAAGGCCGGATACGACGTGGTGCTCAAGGACGTGTCGCTGGAGAACGCCCAGAAGGGTAAGGCGTACTCCGAGAAGATCGAGGCCAAGGCGCTCGAGCGGGGTAAGACCACGCAAGAGAAGTCCGACGCGCTGCTGGCTCGCATCACCCCGACCGGCGACCCGCAGGACCTCAAGGGCGTCGACTTCGTGATCGAAGCCGTCTTCGAGAACACCGACCTCAAGCACAAGGTGTTCCAGGAGATCGAGGACATCGTCGAGCCGAACGCGCTGCTCGGGTCGAACACCTCCACGCTGCCGATCACCGGTCTGGCGACCGGCGTGAAGCGCCAGGAGGACTTCGTCGGCATCCACTTCTTCTCTCCGGTCGACAAGATGCCGCTGGTGGAGATCATCAAGGGCGAGAAGACCTCTGACGAGGCGCTGGCCCGGGTGTTCGACTACACGCTTGCCATCGGCAAAACGCCGATCGTCGTCAACGACAGCCGCGGCTTCTTCACCAGCCGCGTCATCGGCACGTTCGTCAACGAGGCGCTGGCGATGCTCGGCGAGGGTGTGGAGCCGGCGAGCATCGAACGGGCAGGCAGCATGGCCGGCTACCCAGCGCCGCCGCTGCAGTTGTCCGACGAGCTCAACCTCGAGTTGATGCAGAAGATCGCCACCGAGAGCCGTAAAGGCGCGGAGGCCGCGGGTGGCACCTACGAGCCGCATCCCGCCGAGGCCGTGGTCAACAAGATGATCGAGATCGGCCGGCCCAGCCGTCTGAAGGGTGCCGGGTTCTACGAGTACGCCGACGGTAAGCGCACCGGCCTGTGGCCGGGCCTTCGGGAGACGTTCGAGTCCGGCAAGGCGGGATCTTCCACGATCCCATTGCAAGACATGATCGACCGGATGCTGTTCGCCGAGGCCATCGAAACCCAGAAGTGCCTCGACGAAGGCGTGCTCACCTCGACCGCCGACGCCAACATCGGCTCGATCATGGGCATCGGCTACCCGCCCTACACCGGCGGCAGCGCGCAGTACATCGTCGGATACGAAGGGGCGCTCGGCACGGGCAAGGAGGCCTTCGTGGCCCGGGCGCGCGAGTTGGCCGAGCGTTACGGCGACCGGTTCACCCCGCCGGAGTCGCTGACGAAGTAG
- a CDS encoding class I adenylate-forming enzyme family protein, with product MSFTETFAAGFASYGERPCIEFEGRWHSGDDVTGYAAAVDAALREAGVDARAPIGLVVRNRLPHAAAIAGSLAGGRWVSMIYSFQSPEAIARDVERVRPAGVVADAQDWTEPVIAATARCGVGGVAISAQGARVVTPGRGAPGPSSPSAGLSILTSGTTGPPKRQPIGEAVLERTVFSVTGGLFASPDDPPELAYWPFGGIGVCQLIAGFATGKRLVLLERFSVDDWVRVVRTHKIPRAGVQPAVVRMLLDADVPAEALTSLQFLTSASGPLDPATRDEFEQRYRVPIRLAYGATEFAGSVCAWTPGMVEEFGDSKRDSVGRPLPDTQVRIVDPVTGAEVPPGEQGVLEARIAVLSPDWIRTTDIASVDGDGFVTLHGRADGAIIRGGFKILPETVRRVLLTHPGVRDACVVGVPDDRLGQVPFAAVEPARRQPVPGSEELREWVRAALPVHHVPVAVVTVDELPRTPSLKVRLPDVAALYDTVRENR from the coding sequence GTGAGCTTCACCGAGACATTCGCGGCGGGTTTCGCGAGTTACGGTGAGCGGCCCTGCATCGAGTTCGAGGGCCGCTGGCACAGCGGCGACGATGTCACTGGCTACGCGGCCGCCGTCGACGCAGCCCTGCGCGAGGCCGGCGTCGACGCGCGCGCGCCGATCGGTCTGGTGGTGCGCAACCGGCTGCCGCACGCGGCGGCCATCGCCGGGTCTCTCGCCGGCGGGCGGTGGGTGTCGATGATCTACTCCTTCCAGTCACCCGAGGCGATCGCCCGTGACGTCGAACGGGTTCGACCGGCCGGCGTCGTCGCCGACGCCCAGGACTGGACGGAACCGGTGATCGCCGCCACGGCCCGTTGTGGCGTTGGGGGAGTGGCGATCTCGGCGCAGGGTGCACGCGTGGTAACCCCCGGCCGCGGCGCACCGGGACCCTCGTCCCCGTCCGCGGGGCTGTCGATCCTCACCTCCGGCACCACAGGGCCGCCGAAGCGGCAGCCGATCGGCGAGGCCGTGCTGGAACGGACGGTGTTCAGCGTGACGGGCGGGTTGTTCGCATCGCCGGATGACCCGCCGGAGCTGGCGTACTGGCCGTTCGGCGGCATCGGAGTCTGTCAGCTCATCGCGGGTTTCGCCACCGGTAAGCGCCTCGTGCTGCTGGAGAGGTTCAGCGTCGACGACTGGGTGCGGGTGGTGCGCACGCACAAGATCCCGCGGGCCGGTGTCCAACCTGCGGTCGTGCGGATGTTGCTCGACGCCGACGTACCCGCCGAGGCCCTTACGTCCCTGCAGTTCCTGACCAGCGCGTCCGGCCCACTCGACCCGGCGACTCGCGACGAGTTCGAGCAGCGCTACCGGGTTCCCATCCGGTTGGCGTACGGCGCAACGGAATTCGCCGGATCCGTGTGCGCGTGGACGCCCGGGATGGTCGAGGAGTTCGGGGACTCCAAACGGGACAGTGTGGGCCGCCCGTTGCCCGATACACAGGTGCGCATCGTCGACCCGGTGACCGGCGCCGAAGTGCCCCCCGGCGAACAGGGGGTGCTCGAGGCGCGGATCGCTGTGCTGTCCCCGGACTGGATCCGCACTACCGACATCGCGTCGGTGGACGGCGACGGGTTCGTCACCCTGCACGGCCGGGCCGACGGCGCCATCATCCGCGGCGGGTTCAAGATCCTGCCCGAGACGGTGCGCCGAGTGCTGCTCACCCATCCCGGCGTACGCGACGCATGCGTGGTCGGTGTGCCCGACGACCGGTTGGGGCAGGTGCCGTTCGCGGCGGTGGAACCAGCACGGAGACAACCGGTTCCGGGTTCGGAGGAACTGCGGGAATGGGTGCGCGCCGCGCTGCCCGTGCACCACGTGCCCGTCGCCGTCGTCACCGTCGACGAACTGCCGCGGACGCCGTCGCTCAAGGTGCGGCTGCCCGACGTCGCGGCGCTCTACGACACCGTCCGGGAGAACAGGTAA
- a CDS encoding pyridoxamine 5'-phosphate oxidase family protein, protein MALSKDDREQFLAEPHVAALSVSAGPDRGPLTVPVWYQYSPGGEPWVLTGAGSRKHRLIEAAGCFSLMVERVEPSVRYVAVDGPVSRIEPATDDDLVEVTKRYLPPEAVEPYLEMARREHGESVVIHLRPQHWLSSDLGSF, encoded by the coding sequence ATGGCCCTATCGAAAGACGACCGCGAACAGTTCCTCGCCGAACCCCATGTCGCCGCGCTCTCGGTGTCCGCAGGACCGGACCGCGGCCCGTTGACCGTCCCGGTCTGGTACCAGTACTCCCCCGGCGGTGAGCCGTGGGTGCTGACCGGCGCCGGTTCACGAAAACACCGGTTGATCGAGGCAGCCGGTTGTTTCTCGCTGATGGTCGAACGTGTCGAACCGTCGGTGCGCTATGTCGCCGTAGACGGTCCGGTCAGCCGTATCGAACCCGCCACCGACGATGATCTCGTCGAGGTGACCAAACGCTATCTGCCGCCCGAGGCGGTGGAGCCCTATCTGGAGATGGCCCGCCGCGAGCACGGCGAGAGCGTGGTGATCCACCTTCGTCCGCAGCACTGGTTGTCGTCGGACCTCGGCTCGTTCTGA
- a CDS encoding LLM class F420-dependent oxidoreductase, protein MRFGLFIPQGWRLDLVGIPAAEHWRVMSDLAAYADGTAWDSLWVYDHFHTVPVPTGEATHEAWSLMAAYAATTSRIKLGQMCTAMSYRNPAYLAKVAATVDVISGGRVQMGIGGGWYEHEWRAYGYGFPSAGARLGRLDEGVQIMRDAWRDGRVTLDGKHYQVTDAIVQPKPLQDNGIPLWIAGGGEKVTLRIAAKYAQYTNFTSEPAGFEHKSKVLAGHCRDVGTDYDAIVRSANFNAVIGDSDDDVAARVKRVRERQVGVADEEAVDAMLASVTAPESASGTTDQAIEKLARMRDLGCEYAILYFPEAAYDRSGIEMFEQKVIPALS, encoded by the coding sequence ATGCGCTTCGGACTGTTCATTCCGCAGGGTTGGCGGCTCGACCTCGTCGGTATCCCGGCGGCCGAGCACTGGCGGGTCATGTCGGACCTGGCCGCCTACGCCGACGGCACCGCGTGGGATTCGCTGTGGGTCTACGACCACTTCCACACCGTCCCGGTGCCGACCGGCGAGGCCACCCACGAAGCGTGGTCGCTGATGGCCGCCTACGCGGCGACGACGTCGCGGATCAAACTCGGTCAGATGTGTACGGCGATGAGCTACCGCAACCCGGCCTACCTGGCCAAGGTCGCCGCCACCGTGGACGTCATCTCCGGCGGCCGGGTGCAGATGGGTATCGGCGGCGGATGGTACGAACACGAATGGCGCGCTTACGGATACGGGTTCCCTTCGGCAGGTGCCCGGCTCGGCAGGCTGGACGAGGGCGTGCAGATCATGCGCGACGCCTGGCGTGACGGCCGGGTCACCCTCGACGGTAAGCACTACCAGGTCACCGATGCGATCGTGCAGCCGAAGCCGCTGCAGGACAACGGTATCCCACTGTGGATCGCCGGCGGCGGTGAGAAGGTCACGCTGCGTATCGCCGCGAAGTACGCGCAGTACACCAACTTCACCTCCGAACCGGCCGGATTCGAACACAAGTCGAAGGTGCTGGCCGGGCACTGCCGCGACGTCGGCACCGACTACGACGCGATCGTGCGATCGGCGAACTTCAACGCCGTGATCGGGGATTCCGACGACGACGTCGCCGCGCGGGTCAAGCGGGTCCGGGAGCGGCAGGTCGGGGTGGCCGACGAGGAGGCGGTCGATGCCATGCTGGCCAGCGTGACGGCACCCGAGTCAGCCAGTGGCACAACCGACCAGGCCATCGAGAAGCTGGCACGCATGCGTGACCTGGGCTGCGAATACGCCATCCTGTACTTTCCCGAAGCGGCCTACGACAGGTCGGGCATCGAGATGTTCGAGCAGAAGGTCATCCCGGCACTGAGCTAG
- a CDS encoding SDR family NAD(P)-dependent oxidoreductase: MTTSHSQHSSTRVALITGASQGIGAGLLERYRKLGFAVVANSRGIAPSDDPMVLTVPGDISQPGVGQRLVDAALERFGRIDTVVNNAGIFVAKPFTEYTDADFDAVTGVNLRGFFEVSRAALAAMGEGGHLVNISTSLVDQANSQVPSALASLTKGGLNAATKSLAVEYARRGIRVNAVALGVIRTPMHDPSSYEALATLNPTGRMGEIDDAVDAVIYLENAPFVTGEILHVDGGQSAGH, translated from the coding sequence ATGACTACTTCACATTCGCAGCACTCATCCACCCGCGTCGCGCTCATCACCGGCGCGTCCCAAGGAATTGGCGCCGGCCTGCTTGAGCGTTACCGAAAGCTCGGTTTCGCCGTCGTCGCCAACTCACGCGGCATCGCCCCGAGCGATGACCCGATGGTGCTGACGGTGCCGGGCGATATCTCGCAGCCAGGCGTGGGCCAACGCCTCGTCGACGCCGCCCTCGAGCGGTTCGGCCGCATCGACACCGTGGTGAACAACGCTGGCATCTTCGTCGCGAAACCGTTCACCGAGTACACCGACGCCGATTTCGACGCCGTCACCGGAGTGAACCTGCGGGGCTTCTTCGAGGTGTCACGCGCCGCGCTCGCAGCGATGGGCGAGGGCGGCCATCTGGTCAACATCTCCACCAGCCTGGTGGACCAGGCCAACTCGCAGGTGCCCTCGGCGCTCGCGTCACTGACCAAGGGCGGCCTCAACGCCGCGACGAAGTCCTTGGCGGTGGAGTACGCCCGGCGCGGAATCCGGGTCAACGCCGTTGCCTTGGGCGTCATCCGCACCCCCATGCACGACCCGTCCTCGTACGAGGCATTGGCGACGCTGAACCCCACCGGCCGCATGGGCGAGATCGACGACGCGGTCGACGCTGTCATCTATTTGGAGAACGCTCCGTTCGTCACCGGCGAGATCCTGCACGTGGACGGTGGTCAGAGTGCCGGGCATTGA
- a CDS encoding LysR family transcriptional regulator gives MELRQLRYFVTVADELNFARAAERLRIAGPSLSQQIKALERDLKVTLFERDRRSVAITPAGAALLPDARALVAQADEFRRRAVGLATSDPVRIGYVNWCPTDWAQRAAGVAQLRVDTWVMPSHTQAARVADGSLDLAICWVQNSDLDSLALEARLIGVERLYALQAGADDAPVAAADTVVMVDTDAQRWSSWNRYGEQFAAATGARVMRTDDGGVTGPTFFEHVRQLRRPVLNNPKGQDEALPRGLVRRAVVDPSPLWTWSLVWRRGEANPVVQAVIDEFTRDAGDLGVGDASVWLPADDPHHPRDHRGGG, from the coding sequence GTGGAGCTGCGGCAGCTGCGGTACTTCGTCACCGTCGCCGACGAGTTGAACTTCGCTCGGGCAGCGGAGCGCCTGCGCATCGCGGGGCCGTCACTGTCCCAGCAGATCAAGGCCCTCGAACGCGATCTGAAGGTCACGTTGTTCGAACGGGACCGCCGATCCGTCGCAATCACCCCGGCGGGGGCCGCCCTGCTGCCCGACGCGCGCGCACTGGTCGCGCAGGCCGATGAATTCCGCAGGCGCGCCGTGGGTTTGGCCACCTCGGACCCGGTGCGCATCGGATACGTGAACTGGTGTCCGACCGACTGGGCGCAGCGGGCTGCCGGCGTGGCCCAGCTGCGCGTCGACACCTGGGTCATGCCCTCACACACCCAGGCCGCCCGGGTGGCGGACGGCAGTCTCGACCTGGCGATCTGCTGGGTGCAGAACAGCGACCTGGATTCCTTGGCGCTCGAGGCCCGACTGATCGGGGTGGAGCGCTTGTACGCGCTGCAGGCAGGCGCCGACGACGCGCCTGTGGCGGCCGCCGACACCGTGGTCATGGTCGACACCGATGCGCAACGCTGGTCGTCGTGGAATCGCTACGGCGAACAGTTCGCCGCAGCGACGGGAGCGCGCGTCATGCGCACCGATGACGGCGGCGTCACCGGGCCGACCTTCTTCGAACACGTCCGCCAACTCCGGCGCCCCGTTCTGAACAACCCGAAGGGTCAGGACGAGGCGCTGCCCAGGGGTCTGGTGCGCCGTGCGGTGGTCGATCCGTCACCGCTGTGGACGTGGTCGCTGGTGTGGCGGCGCGGCGAGGCCAACCCCGTGGTGCAGGCCGTCATCGACGAATTCACCCGCGACGCCGGCGATCTCGGGGTGGGTGACGCGTCGGTCTGGTTGCCCGCCGACGATCCGCATCACCCCCGCGACCACCGCGGCGGCGGCTAG
- a CDS encoding cupin domain-containing protein, with product MEKISLTALVREHLETARSHSSGRSAHTVYGGHEHSLRQTLIALAADQDLHEHEAPEEATLQVLHGRVRLDAGDSGWEGSAGDLIVIPKTRHGLHALEDSVVLLTVMKAVGPHT from the coding sequence ATGGAGAAGATCTCACTCACAGCCCTGGTCCGCGAACATCTGGAGACCGCCCGGTCCCACAGCAGCGGGCGCAGTGCCCACACCGTCTACGGCGGCCACGAGCACTCGCTGCGGCAGACGCTGATCGCGTTGGCCGCAGATCAGGACCTGCACGAGCATGAGGCACCCGAGGAAGCCACGCTGCAGGTGTTGCACGGCCGCGTCCGGCTCGACGCCGGCGACTCAGGCTGGGAGGGCAGCGCAGGCGATCTGATCGTCATCCCCAAGACCCGCCACGGGCTGCACGCGCTGGAGGACTCCGTGGTGCTGCTGACCGTCATGAAGGCCGTCGGCCCGCACACGTAG
- the eat gene encoding ethanolamine permease: MDTTHSESSEYLAKRTLKQGTAGWVLLAGLGVGYVISGDYSGWNFGLAEGGFGGLLIAGVIIAGMYLAMVLGMAEMSSALPAAGGGYTFARRALGPWGGFATGTAILIEYAIAPAAIATFIGAYVESLGLFGITDGWWVYLAVYLLFIGIHLSGVGEALKVMFVITAIALAGLIIFAVAAVGRFDPANLTDIAPTDAAGASSFLPFGYLGIWAAVPFAIWFFLAIEGVPLAAEEAKDPSRNVPRGILAAMAVLLVTGSAVLVLAAGSGGAELISASGNPLVEALGDTAMAKVVNYIGLAGLIASFFSIIYAYSRQLFALSRAGYLPKRLSVVNSRKAPTLALVVPGIIGFILSLTGQGAMLLNMAVFGAALSYVLMMVSHIALRVREPDMPRPYRTPGGVVTTGFALVIAALAVVATFLVDSTAATWCLVVFAAFMAYFGIYSRHHLVANSPDEEFAALADAEKDIS, from the coding sequence GTGGACACCACGCACAGCGAGTCCAGCGAGTACCTCGCCAAACGGACGCTCAAGCAGGGCACCGCCGGCTGGGTTCTCCTTGCCGGCCTCGGCGTCGGGTACGTGATCTCCGGCGACTACTCGGGATGGAACTTCGGGCTCGCCGAGGGCGGCTTCGGTGGGCTGTTGATCGCGGGCGTGATCATCGCCGGCATGTACCTGGCGATGGTGTTGGGAATGGCAGAGATGTCCTCAGCGCTGCCTGCCGCGGGCGGCGGCTACACCTTCGCCCGCCGCGCGCTCGGACCGTGGGGCGGATTCGCCACGGGCACAGCCATTCTCATCGAGTACGCTATCGCCCCGGCCGCCATCGCCACATTCATCGGCGCCTACGTCGAATCGCTCGGACTCTTCGGCATCACCGACGGCTGGTGGGTGTATCTGGCGGTGTACCTGTTGTTCATCGGGATCCATCTCAGCGGCGTCGGCGAAGCGCTCAAGGTCATGTTCGTCATCACGGCAATCGCGCTGGCCGGCCTGATCATCTTCGCCGTCGCGGCGGTCGGGAGATTCGACCCCGCGAACCTCACCGACATCGCGCCCACCGACGCGGCGGGCGCCTCGTCGTTCCTGCCGTTCGGCTACCTGGGGATCTGGGCCGCCGTGCCGTTTGCGATCTGGTTCTTCCTCGCCATCGAAGGTGTGCCGCTCGCCGCCGAGGAGGCCAAGGATCCCTCGCGCAACGTGCCGCGGGGGATCCTCGCGGCGATGGCGGTGCTGTTGGTGACCGGCAGCGCCGTGCTGGTGCTGGCGGCCGGCTCCGGCGGGGCGGAGCTGATCAGCGCGTCGGGCAACCCGCTTGTGGAGGCGCTCGGCGACACGGCCATGGCCAAGGTGGTCAACTACATCGGCCTGGCCGGGTTGATCGCGAGCTTCTTCTCGATCATCTACGCCTACTCGCGTCAACTGTTCGCGCTGTCACGTGCGGGGTATCTGCCCAAGCGGCTGTCGGTGGTCAACTCGCGCAAGGCGCCGACGCTGGCGCTGGTGGTGCCCGGCATCATCGGCTTCATCCTGTCGCTGACCGGGCAGGGCGCGATGCTGCTCAACATGGCGGTGTTCGGCGCTGCGCTGTCCTACGTGCTGATGATGGTCAGCCACATCGCGCTGCGGGTGCGTGAACCCGACATGCCCCGGCCGTACCGCACGCCGGGCGGCGTCGTCACCACCGGCTTCGCCCTCGTCATCGCCGCCCTGGCGGTGGTCGCGACTTTCCTCGTAGACAGCACCGCGGCCACCTGGTGCCTGGTGGTGTTCGCCGCGTTCATGGCCTACTTCGGGATCTACAGCCGCCACCACCTCGTGGCGAATTCGCCCGACGAGGAATTCGCCGCGCTGGCCGATGCGGAGAAGGACATCAGCTGA
- a CDS encoding DNA repair helicase XPB: protein MTDGPLIVQSDKTVLLEVDHEQAGAARAAIAPFAELERAPEHIHTYRITPLALWNARAAGHDAEQVVDALVSFSRYAVPQPLLVDIVDTMARYGRLQLMKSPVHGLVLVSLDRAVLEEVLRNKKIAPMLGARIDDDTVIVHGSERGRVKQMLLKIGWPAEDLAGYVDGERHPIDLRQDGWELRDYQEMATDSFWSGGSGVVVLPCGAGKTLVGAAAMAKAGATTLILVTNTVAGRQWKRELIARTTLTEEEIGEYSGEKKEIRPVTIATYQVITRRTKGEYRHLELFDSRDWGLIIYDEVHLLPAPVFRMTADLQSRRRLGLTATLIREDGREGDVFSLIGPKRYDAPWKDIEAQGWIAPAECIEVRVTMTDNERMLYAVAEPEERYKLCSTVHTKIAVVRSILERHKGEQTLVIGAYLDQLEELGRELDAPVIQGSTKNAERELLFDQFRRGEISTLVVSKVANFSIDLPEASVAVQVSGTFGSRQEEAQRLGRLLRPKHDGGGAVFYSVVSRDSLDAEYAAHRQRFLAEQGYGYVIKDADDLLGPAI, encoded by the coding sequence ATGACAGACGGTCCTTTGATCGTGCAGTCCGACAAGACGGTGCTGCTCGAGGTCGATCACGAGCAGGCCGGTGCGGCTCGCGCGGCGATCGCCCCTTTCGCCGAGCTCGAGCGCGCGCCCGAGCACATCCACACCTATCGCATCACCCCGCTGGCGTTGTGGAACGCCCGCGCCGCAGGTCACGACGCCGAGCAGGTGGTCGATGCCCTGGTGTCCTTCTCCCGCTACGCGGTCCCCCAGCCCCTGCTGGTCGACATCGTCGACACCATGGCCCGCTACGGCCGGCTACAGCTGATGAAGAGCCCGGTTCACGGGCTGGTGCTGGTCAGCCTGGATCGCGCGGTGCTCGAAGAGGTGCTCCGCAACAAGAAGATCGCCCCGATGCTGGGGGCCCGCATCGACGACGACACGGTGATCGTGCACGGGAGCGAGCGCGGCCGCGTCAAGCAGATGCTGCTCAAGATCGGCTGGCCGGCCGAGGACCTCGCCGGGTACGTCGACGGTGAACGACACCCGATCGACCTGCGGCAGGACGGCTGGGAGCTGCGCGACTACCAGGAGATGGCGACCGATTCGTTCTGGTCGGGCGGCTCGGGTGTGGTGGTGCTGCCGTGCGGGGCGGGCAAGACACTCGTGGGTGCGGCGGCGATGGCCAAGGCCGGCGCGACCACACTCATCCTGGTCACGAACACCGTGGCGGGGCGGCAGTGGAAACGCGAACTGATTGCGCGCACGACGCTGACCGAAGAGGAGATCGGCGAGTACTCCGGCGAGAAGAAGGAGATCCGGCCCGTCACGATCGCCACCTATCAGGTGATCACCCGGCGCACCAAGGGTGAGTACCGCCACCTGGAGCTGTTCGACAGCCGCGACTGGGGGCTGATCATCTACGACGAGGTCCACCTGCTGCCCGCGCCGGTGTTCCGGATGACGGCGGATCTCCAGTCGCGCCGCCGCCTCGGGTTGACCGCCACGCTGATCCGCGAGGACGGCCGCGAGGGCGACGTGTTCAGCCTGATCGGGCCGAAGCGGTACGACGCCCCGTGGAAGGACATCGAGGCCCAGGGCTGGATCGCGCCGGCCGAGTGCATCGAGGTGCGGGTGACGATGACGGACAACGAGCGCATGCTCTACGCCGTCGCCGAACCCGAGGAGCGCTACAAGCTGTGCTCGACCGTGCACACGAAGATCGCGGTGGTGCGATCGATCCTGGAGCGCCACAAGGGTGAGCAGACGCTGGTGATCGGCGCCTATCTCGACCAACTCGAGGAATTGGGCCGGGAACTGGACGCCCCGGTGATCCAGGGGTCGACGAAGAACGCCGAACGCGAATTGCTGTTCGACCAGTTCCGCCGCGGCGAGATCTCGACGCTGGTGGTCTCCAAGGTCGCGAACTTCTCCATCGATCTTCCGGAAGCCTCTGTCGCCGTTCAGGTTTCGGGGACGTTCGGCTCGCGCCAGGAAGAGGCGCAGCGGCTGGGCCGGCTGCTGCGGCCCAAACACGACGGTGGCGGCGCGGTGTTCTACTCGGTGGTCTCGCGCGACAGCCTCGATGCGGAGTATGCCGCGCACCGGCAGCGGTTCCTCGCCGAGCAGGGCTACGGCTACGTCATCAAGGACGCCGACGATCTGTTGGGCCCCGCGATCTGA